One part of the Paenibacillus silvisoli genome encodes these proteins:
- a CDS encoding DUF5057 domain-containing protein translates to MNARMQARIKARTIVIRLLFLSMIAALIAVPGLVMKDAYADGTVYYAIKAGDKFVTVGASDVLYATTTSIGTSAEQFERILISGNTYAFKSKLTGKYVKTSTLAATSGTIDTTEKFTLDSDGYLSVSGSANYVGVDSNGKLVWKSKKSSSMKFSFAEKVTKLLEITESGSSDLQSVIGTKPNVSIDTISMKRFVALRGELDGKYDAIYIGKGNYNPSKVALTTSSNREASHDTKDLENDITMLKANEIVNNFITKGQLVFIYSDSNSKSGLLYQGYFNSSDKFVSVKGNLYNTFAPYSTAGRDNVEFLNASGLSNLDDRFTNYSDLLTQRPGLVISGYPTSYLRDASALYRAGDKLTYKFNVPNYSDFGAGRITANLYIGQDQAVRFGNDQIVASTVVTAGTTDSELSYVLPKGYSGLYYWKLEIVDQATKMKSYETGVFRYRDQLTKVRVLQVMHNSSDASSLLKSGNMNQSYLKSTDEYDISITTMKFDAFNGLSAQEKAGLNGSYDMLIFGFADSYNANASITQATADAVNNFIRTGQSVMFTHDTVFSSSGTDKNMWIKEFQKTTGQIDPWTNLGFGAPYTSKSVKKVNDGLLNQFPFNLNNATPEVATTHNQYFTLDLEDESVVPWYNITGSVRDGDDSWNHYYTYSKGNVTYSGTGHTSTGFPDWEQKLFVNTMYRAYMGSNHAPLLTVYNPLDYTAAKDNFIPSYQNINLSFMPEDYDFADRNLTVSIKYTYKEDSVPKTVTIPDSTAVSGSTVNKVIPNPYTEDGDLTIDITVTDKTGAKVSKSIPVKVKKISSYLTVKRTISGLTSGSELVMDKGATATMTYTATPKPIAKSGSVDQSNLKIQSISFAETLPAGLEIAGTLPSGFTKSGDVNSGYKISGTLSNIEYRLSGTQYIADPVTFNIEVKPVVTGTLPLNDSSLTFKDVGQSTSMALPFDAYSINSIVRISDLSIAIRDLTLVNKKDSSGAMVYDTATIIPTFTPVEATPKFSWTSSNPGVATIITTQAGNGYVTGVARGTTTITVTDAVTGKTATAQVTVLESGLNIIGNDTVVAGTSIDLSGGLVKPSRETVSSIEWSVFNTSDGALSSNGGWQTSFTGLKAGKVTVTLHVTTTYNSTIDGSQVTNSYEVTKDITITNPVMKLSGSGALTIGDTTPLTAVLQKSLTDETEIKDTRVIQSVTWSVKEAGKQNLISLPASTGKVLTNEVKALAPGSLTIVASVKLLDNTVLTKELPVTIDYPVLSLEGASSLAIGDSSQLTAKLQKSQTNTTVVSDDESIIKSVTWSLKESDASSLASLAAAGAKQSTNTLQALAPGRVTVQVAVKLMDDTVLTKELPITIEPPVLALSGASTARIGDQLSLTASLQKSQTNTAPLADMSMIKSVAWSLQKSDGAMADLAGVGAKQTTNTLKALAPGSVIVRVTVTLMDNSVLTKDLSITIESPVLSLIGSSTVSIGDQLSLTTDLNRSQSDSSPLTDMSLIKSITWSKSETGGAMASLSTTGTKQASNTLSALAPGHVTVQVSVTLLNDTKITDSRYITIEHPVLTLTGDQTIGIGDTSTLTAVLHKSASNSAAVADDSVVQKVVWSLGGSEDADLTTTTVGKTFTNGVKAVSPGEVTVTATVTLLDGSVITKDLAISIEKPVITLTAASKVGVGDLVEIDGTMRQSQTDSSVITDSSLIKSVTWSLAGSGVDDIASLPASTGKSYDNTLKAIGGGDVTVVVTVKLLDDTVVKDELALTVQNRKPELGGSVIVNAGTSINDLEVSWIGAAGKPGFTYTPEWILNDNSDSTKLTGAGDSAKLSTGWNDGGTVTVIVKVLTPAGVVLKDEKQVNIINISLPDQVKRKIGQTFNLMDAKSLKIWPAELRSSIAAGLSWSSANSSIASVSANGVITANARGTTYITMHSERGITRTVKVTVENSDKY, encoded by the coding sequence ATGAATGCAAGAATGCAAGCGCGGATCAAAGCCAGGACAATCGTCATCCGATTGCTCTTTCTGAGCATGATCGCGGCATTAATTGCAGTACCCGGACTTGTGATGAAAGATGCGTACGCGGACGGAACGGTATATTACGCGATAAAAGCCGGAGATAAGTTCGTCACGGTAGGGGCGAGCGACGTGCTGTATGCGACTACGACAAGCATCGGAACGTCTGCTGAGCAGTTTGAGCGGATATTAATCAGCGGAAATACATATGCGTTTAAATCGAAGTTGACCGGCAAATACGTGAAAACGTCAACGTTGGCTGCAACATCCGGAACGATTGACACCACTGAGAAATTCACCTTGGACAGTGATGGATATTTGTCTGTTTCAGGAAGCGCCAATTATGTAGGCGTGGACTCTAACGGGAAGCTGGTATGGAAGAGTAAAAAAAGCAGCTCCATGAAGTTTAGTTTTGCCGAAAAAGTGACGAAGCTGCTCGAGATTACCGAAAGCGGGTCATCGGATCTGCAATCCGTAATCGGCACCAAGCCGAACGTATCGATCGACACGATAAGCATGAAACGATTCGTTGCGCTCCGCGGCGAGCTGGACGGCAAGTACGACGCGATTTACATAGGCAAAGGAAACTATAACCCGTCCAAAGTCGCGCTGACAACCTCCAGCAACAGGGAGGCGTCCCATGATACGAAGGATCTTGAGAACGACATTACAATGCTCAAAGCCAACGAGATTGTGAACAATTTTATTACCAAAGGGCAGCTCGTATTTATTTATAGCGATTCTAATTCAAAGAGCGGGTTGCTATACCAAGGATATTTTAATAGCAGTGATAAATTTGTTTCTGTCAAAGGAAATCTATACAACACCTTCGCTCCGTACTCGACCGCGGGGCGGGACAACGTCGAGTTCTTGAATGCGTCGGGCCTCTCTAATCTGGACGACCGGTTTACGAATTACAGCGACTTGCTTACCCAAAGGCCGGGACTAGTCATTAGCGGTTATCCAACCTCTTATCTAAGAGATGCTTCCGCGCTGTATCGCGCAGGAGATAAGTTGACGTATAAATTCAATGTTCCAAACTACAGCGACTTCGGAGCAGGCCGGATTACCGCGAATCTCTATATCGGTCAAGATCAGGCGGTCCGGTTTGGCAATGATCAAATTGTGGCCTCTACCGTCGTAACGGCTGGGACAACGGACAGTGAACTCAGCTATGTGCTGCCTAAAGGATACTCCGGCCTCTACTACTGGAAGCTTGAGATCGTCGACCAAGCGACGAAAATGAAGAGCTACGAAACCGGCGTATTCCGGTACCGCGATCAGCTGACAAAGGTGCGCGTCCTGCAGGTCATGCATAACAGCTCCGACGCGAGCAGCCTGTTGAAAAGCGGGAATATGAATCAAAGCTATTTGAAATCGACAGACGAATATGATATCTCCATTACCACGATGAAGTTCGATGCCTTTAACGGCCTGAGCGCGCAAGAGAAAGCCGGCTTGAACGGCTCCTACGACATGCTGATCTTTGGTTTTGCGGACTCCTACAATGCCAATGCCAGCATTACGCAGGCGACGGCGGATGCGGTCAACAATTTCATCAGGACCGGTCAAAGCGTAATGTTTACGCACGATACCGTCTTCTCCAGCAGCGGTACGGATAAGAACATGTGGATCAAGGAGTTCCAGAAGACCACCGGGCAAATCGATCCGTGGACGAACCTCGGATTCGGCGCGCCATATACGTCGAAGTCGGTCAAGAAAGTAAACGACGGCCTCCTTAATCAGTTCCCGTTCAACTTGAACAACGCTACGCCGGAAGTTGCGACGACGCATAACCAATACTTCACGCTCGATCTCGAAGACGAGTCGGTCGTACCGTGGTATAACATTACCGGATCGGTTCGCGATGGAGACGACAGCTGGAATCATTATTACACTTACTCGAAAGGGAATGTGACGTATTCCGGTACGGGGCATACGAGTACGGGCTTCCCGGATTGGGAACAGAAGCTGTTTGTTAATACGATGTATCGCGCCTATATGGGCTCGAACCATGCGCCATTGCTGACGGTCTACAATCCGCTCGATTACACGGCTGCGAAAGATAATTTCATTCCGAGCTATCAGAACATCAATCTCAGCTTTATGCCGGAGGATTATGATTTTGCGGATCGGAATCTAACAGTTTCGATCAAATATACGTACAAAGAGGACTCCGTCCCGAAGACGGTGACGATTCCGGACAGCACGGCGGTTTCCGGTTCCACGGTCAACAAAGTCATTCCGAATCCATACACCGAAGACGGCGACCTAACGATCGACATTACGGTAACGGACAAAACCGGCGCCAAAGTATCGAAAAGCATTCCGGTCAAGGTGAAGAAGATCTCGTCTTACCTGACTGTCAAACGTACGATTTCCGGCCTGACATCAGGTTCGGAGCTCGTGATGGATAAGGGTGCGACGGCAACTATGACTTATACGGCTACGCCTAAACCGATCGCGAAGTCTGGTTCCGTCGATCAGAGCAACTTGAAGATTCAGAGCATTTCTTTTGCGGAAACGCTGCCTGCCGGATTGGAAATCGCGGGTACGCTCCCTAGCGGATTCACGAAGTCCGGCGATGTGAACAGCGGCTACAAGATTAGCGGAACGCTCAGCAATATCGAGTATAGGCTGTCAGGCACGCAATACATCGCTGATCCCGTAACGTTCAACATTGAGGTGAAGCCTGTCGTGACAGGCACATTGCCGCTGAACGATTCGAGTTTGACGTTTAAGGATGTTGGTCAATCGACATCGATGGCGCTTCCTTTCGATGCGTATTCGATTAACTCGATTGTCCGGATTAGCGATTTAAGCATCGCGATTCGCGATTTGACGCTCGTGAACAAGAAGGATAGCTCCGGCGCTATGGTGTACGATACCGCGACGATTATCCCGACATTTACGCCAGTGGAAGCAACGCCTAAATTCAGTTGGACCTCCTCTAATCCAGGTGTAGCGACAATCATTACAACTCAAGCCGGTAATGGCTACGTTACAGGCGTAGCGCGAGGGACAACGACGATTACGGTAACGGACGCGGTAACGGGGAAAACGGCTACCGCGCAGGTGACGGTTCTTGAGTCGGGTTTGAACATTATCGGCAATGACACCGTCGTAGCCGGTACGTCGATAGACTTGTCGGGCGGTCTCGTGAAGCCGAGCCGTGAAACGGTCAGCAGCATCGAATGGTCGGTATTCAATACCTCGGATGGTGCGTTAAGCTCGAATGGCGGCTGGCAGACGTCGTTCACAGGTCTGAAGGCCGGCAAAGTAACGGTCACCTTGCATGTGACGACAACGTACAATTCGACCATTGATGGATCGCAGGTAACGAACTCTTATGAAGTGACGAAAGATATTACCATTACGAATCCTGTGATGAAGCTGTCGGGATCTGGCGCGCTTACGATTGGCGACACGACGCCGCTGACCGCTGTTTTGCAGAAGTCTTTAACCGATGAAACAGAGATTAAGGATACACGAGTCATTCAAAGCGTGACATGGAGCGTCAAAGAAGCCGGCAAGCAAAATCTCATCAGTCTGCCGGCATCTACAGGCAAGGTGTTGACGAATGAGGTGAAGGCTCTAGCGCCAGGAAGCCTCACGATCGTCGCTTCCGTGAAGCTGCTCGACAACACGGTACTGACGAAGGAATTGCCGGTTACGATCGACTATCCGGTCCTTAGCTTGGAAGGAGCAAGCTCGCTCGCAATTGGCGATTCGTCGCAACTGACCGCCAAGCTGCAGAAGTCTCAGACGAACACGACAGTTGTTTCCGATGATGAAAGCATCATTAAGAGCGTGACTTGGAGCTTGAAAGAGTCGGATGCAAGCAGCCTGGCGAGTCTGGCAGCTGCCGGAGCCAAGCAGTCTACAAATACGCTGCAAGCTCTTGCGCCAGGCCGTGTAACTGTTCAAGTCGCAGTCAAACTGATGGACGATACCGTACTGACTAAAGAACTGCCGATTACGATTGAACCGCCGGTTCTAGCGTTGTCGGGAGCAAGCACGGCTAGAATTGGCGATCAACTTTCGCTAACGGCTAGTTTGCAAAAGTCGCAAACGAATACGGCTCCACTCGCAGACATGAGCATGATTAAGAGCGTCGCGTGGAGTCTGCAAAAGTCGGACGGAGCAATGGCTGATCTAGCGGGTGTTGGAGCCAAGCAGACTACGAACACGCTGAAAGCTCTTGCGCCGGGCAGCGTAATCGTGAGAGTCACGGTGACGCTGATGGATAATTCGGTGCTGACGAAGGATCTGTCCATAACGATTGAAAGCCCGGTTCTGTCATTGATCGGATCCAGCACGGTCAGTATCGGCGATCAATTATCGCTTACCACGGACTTGAACAGGTCGCAGTCGGATAGCTCCCCGCTGACAGATATGAGCCTGATTAAGAGCATTACGTGGAGCAAGAGCGAGACAGGCGGGGCGATGGCAAGTTTATCGACCACCGGAACAAAGCAGGCTTCGAATACACTTAGTGCGCTTGCTCCAGGACATGTAACCGTCCAAGTTTCCGTGACGCTGTTGAATGACACGAAGATTACGGATAGCCGTTACATTACGATCGAGCATCCGGTCTTAACGTTAACGGGGGACCAAACGATAGGGATCGGCGATACGAGCACGTTAACCGCGGTTTTACACAAATCGGCGTCGAATTCGGCTGCGGTAGCCGATGATAGCGTGGTTCAAAAAGTCGTTTGGAGCTTGGGCGGTTCAGAAGATGCGGATCTGACTACTACCACAGTGGGCAAGACGTTCACGAATGGGGTGAAGGCAGTTTCGCCTGGTGAGGTTACCGTAACCGCCACCGTGACGCTCCTTGATGGATCGGTCATCACGAAAGACCTTGCCATTTCGATTGAGAAGCCGGTTATCACGTTGACTGCGGCGTCCAAGGTCGGTGTTGGGGATCTTGTAGAGATCGATGGAACGATGCGTCAATCGCAAACGGATAGCTCGGTCATTACAGATAGCAGTCTAATAAAGAGCGTAACCTGGAGTTTGGCGGGCAGCGGCGTGGATGATATCGCGAGCCTTCCTGCTTCGACCGGCAAATCGTATGATAATACGCTGAAGGCCATCGGTGGCGGCGATGTTACCGTAGTTGTCACTGTGAAGCTGCTTGATGACACCGTTGTAAAAGATGAACTGGCGCTGACCGTTCAGAACCGCAAGCCGGAGCTCGGAGGCAGTGTGATCGTCAATGCCGGAACGTCGATTAACGACCTTGAAGTATCGTGGATAGGCGCTGCAGGCAAGCCAGGCTTTACGTATACGCCTGAATGGATTTTGAATGACAACTCGGATTCTACGAAGCTTACAGGAGCAGGGGATTCGGCAAAATTGTCGACAGGCTGGAATGATGGCGGTACCGTCACGGTTATTGTTAAAGTGCTGACGCCTGCAGGCGTTGTGCTTAAGGATGAGAAGCAAGTTAATATCATCAACATCTCGCTACCGGATCAAGTGAAACGGAAGATAGGTCAGACGTTTAATCTCATGGATGCCAAGTCCCTCAAGATTTGGCCGGCGGAATTACGCAGTTCGATTGCTGCCGGTCTGAGTTGGTCTTCCGCGAACAGCAGTATCGCGAGCGTCTCGGCAAATGGCGTAATTACAGCCAATGCCAGAGGCACGACGTATATTACGATGCACAGTGAGCGTGGTATTACGCGCACGGTGAAAGTAACGGTAGAAAACAGCGACAAATATTAA